A genomic stretch from Sulfobacillus thermosulfidooxidans includes:
- a CDS encoding substrate-binding domain-containing protein codes for MNKASKAVRIEDVARVAGVSPTTVSYVINNRGNVSERTREKVLQVIKELNYHPSMAGRGLASKTALALGILVPRIDSLSDPFFAMLSSGFMLGAQRHDYQVVLLPSETTVNDIINSIQRKRIDGILLLEVEQDDVRVKQLYQSGVPLLLFGRSELPVAWLDVDNMQGGMMATRHLLELGHRRIAHIAAPQKYLYGRLRCIGYQETLQHFDASLSAIIREGDLTMDAGYRLTRELLVKNPRPTAIFAASDLMAIGAIRAATDIGLQVPRDLSVVGFDDSPLAHEFIPALTTIAQQPQHLGEMLAERLINLLEGEIARPELFLPQLIVRQSSAVNPTGPLYQRSSEKITLKTGPSFSLWSDDGFIERRSGNQGIYAADTHWLSHYMIYINGIAPKPVAVDVQQDQFVMRYVVALKNGSLAIRRTLRFLAQALVDRWDWKRWGDRENGWMFELEHAVDFRDIFEMRGFPVESPGLIYSDLVGNSGERHQYHGRDDRIRMFSLSVSPEPITSEIGSKRWVVDPHEGNGSFEIRMKWELPPALHSSIQRVSGQWPKVIVENEEWQHVLNQSQDDVEMLQTDFGQGPVLVAGLPWFGTLFGRDAILSAYQLLVFRPDLAESTLATMAHFQGHVIDPDRSEMPGKMVHEVRYGELANLGHVPFGRYYGSVDVTPLFILLLYETWKRTGNSALLDRFLSVARDAMNWLCQDIDEANHGLLMFHASNQAGLSVQSWKDSADSMVYSDGTFAQSPLAVAEVQGYVFQALNAMAELEEASGDAQVAIHYRGMAQRVQEKFHEHFWLPEQQYYAMAIDRHGNPLDVISSDPGQCLWTGIIPKPFQKAVIDRLISQDLFSGWGIRTLSARERAYDPYSYHRGSVWPHDTSIIVAGMCRSGYIHEAAIIANALVSAGNFFPKRRMPELFSGMPRERDNDRPMPYPLACAPQAWAAASVWLMLQSLLKIDINTPARTLVVGTSPAELGRVTIHGLKVADGEFALDIDANQVRILMSPENWTVVLAK; via the coding sequence ATGAATAAAGCGTCAAAAGCTGTGCGGATTGAAGATGTAGCTAGGGTGGCGGGCGTGTCTCCTACGACCGTTTCCTATGTCATTAATAATCGCGGAAACGTATCGGAACGCACAAGAGAAAAGGTTTTACAAGTCATCAAAGAATTAAACTATCATCCGAGTATGGCTGGTCGAGGGTTGGCGAGTAAAACGGCTCTTGCCCTTGGAATTTTGGTGCCGCGGATCGACAGCCTTTCCGACCCGTTTTTCGCGATGTTATCATCTGGTTTTATGTTAGGTGCACAACGGCACGATTATCAAGTTGTGTTGCTTCCGTCGGAAACCACGGTTAATGACATTATTAATTCGATCCAACGTAAACGTATCGATGGAATTCTGCTGTTGGAAGTGGAACAAGATGATGTCCGGGTCAAGCAACTTTATCAATCCGGAGTGCCGCTTTTACTATTTGGTCGTTCGGAATTGCCTGTTGCATGGCTTGACGTGGATAACATGCAAGGCGGGATGATGGCCACGCGCCACTTGTTGGAACTGGGCCATCGACGCATCGCCCACATTGCTGCTCCACAAAAATATCTTTATGGACGTTTACGTTGTATAGGATATCAAGAAACGCTGCAACATTTCGATGCGTCCTTAAGTGCCATTATTCGTGAAGGTGATTTGACTATGGATGCGGGTTATCGGTTAACTCGCGAATTGCTTGTCAAAAATCCGCGGCCGACCGCGATTTTTGCAGCGAGTGACTTGATGGCCATTGGTGCCATTCGGGCAGCGACCGACATTGGACTGCAAGTTCCCCGCGATTTGTCCGTTGTGGGTTTTGATGATAGCCCTTTGGCCCATGAATTTATTCCGGCATTAACAACCATTGCCCAACAACCGCAGCATTTAGGGGAGATGTTGGCGGAGCGGCTAATAAATCTCTTAGAAGGAGAAATAGCGCGCCCGGAACTTTTTTTGCCACAACTCATTGTGCGACAAAGTAGTGCTGTAAATCCAACGGGACCGTTATATCAACGTTCTTCTGAGAAGATTACTCTCAAAACCGGACCGTCATTCAGTCTTTGGTCGGATGACGGTTTTATTGAGAGACGCTCCGGGAATCAAGGAATATACGCGGCGGATACACATTGGCTCTCTCATTACATGATTTACATAAATGGGATAGCACCTAAACCCGTCGCGGTTGATGTCCAACAAGATCAGTTTGTGATGCGCTATGTTGTTGCCTTGAAAAACGGCAGCCTCGCAATTCGGCGAACACTCCGGTTTTTAGCTCAGGCATTAGTTGACCGATGGGACTGGAAACGGTGGGGTGATCGCGAGAATGGGTGGATGTTTGAACTTGAGCATGCAGTGGATTTTCGTGACATCTTTGAAATGCGAGGGTTTCCGGTAGAATCGCCTGGGTTGATCTATTCGGATCTCGTGGGGAATTCTGGAGAACGTCACCAGTATCATGGACGCGACGACCGTATTCGGATGTTTTCTCTTTCTGTAAGCCCTGAACCTATAACAAGCGAAATTGGATCAAAACGGTGGGTTGTTGATCCTCATGAGGGCAATGGGAGTTTTGAGATTCGGATGAAATGGGAATTGCCACCAGCCTTACATTCATCGATTCAGCGTGTGTCTGGTCAATGGCCAAAGGTCATCGTTGAAAATGAAGAGTGGCAACACGTGTTGAACCAGTCCCAAGACGATGTCGAAATGTTACAGACGGATTTTGGCCAAGGTCCCGTGTTAGTGGCAGGTCTTCCATGGTTTGGGACGTTATTTGGTCGCGATGCCATCTTAAGTGCTTATCAATTGTTGGTATTTCGTCCAGATTTGGCTGAATCGACACTAGCGACTATGGCACACTTTCAAGGTCATGTCATAGACCCTGATCGATCGGAAATGCCGGGAAAAATGGTTCACGAAGTAAGATACGGGGAGTTGGCGAATCTTGGCCATGTGCCCTTTGGACGTTATTATGGTTCGGTTGATGTGACACCTCTTTTTATTTTGCTGCTGTATGAAACGTGGAAACGAACAGGAAATTCTGCATTACTTGACCGGTTTTTATCCGTAGCCCGTGACGCAATGAACTGGCTCTGTCAGGATATTGATGAAGCCAATCACGGCTTGTTAATGTTTCATGCCTCAAACCAAGCTGGATTGTCCGTTCAGTCGTGGAAGGATTCGGCCGATTCCATGGTCTATAGTGATGGCACATTTGCCCAATCCCCTTTGGCTGTTGCGGAAGTTCAAGGTTATGTTTTTCAGGCCTTAAACGCGATGGCTGAGCTTGAAGAAGCTAGCGGAGATGCGCAAGTTGCTATTCATTATCGAGGAATGGCTCAACGAGTACAAGAAAAGTTCCATGAACATTTCTGGCTGCCAGAACAGCAATATTATGCCATGGCCATTGACCGGCACGGAAATCCGCTGGATGTGATTAGTTCGGATCCTGGGCAATGTTTATGGACAGGGATTATCCCTAAACCTTTTCAAAAGGCGGTGATCGATCGACTGATAAGTCAAGATCTGTTTTCAGGATGGGGAATCCGCACCTTAAGCGCTCGCGAGCGGGCTTACGATCCGTACAGTTATCATCGGGGAAGCGTTTGGCCCCATGATACGAGCATTATTGTGGCCGGGATGTGTCGATCGGGCTATATTCATGAAGCCGCCATAATCGCAAATGCTCTGGTTTCCGCGGGCAATTTTTTTCCAAAACGGAGAATGCCCGAATTATTTTCAGGCATGCCTCGAGAACGGGACAACGATCGGCCTATGCCCTATCCATTAGCCTGTGCACCCCAAGCTTGGGCGGCAGCCTCGGTGTGGTTGATGTTGCAGAGCTTGTTGAAGATAGACATCAATACACCTGCGCGAACTTTGGTGGTCGGGACATCGCCTGCAGAGTTAGGACGCGTGACAATTCACGGTCTCAAAGTTGCTGATGGTGAATTTGCGTTGGATATTGATGCTAATCAGGTTCGAATTTTAATGTCTCCTGAAAACTGGACTGTTGTGTTAGCTAAGTGA
- a CDS encoding MMPL family transporter, with protein MAPGSQDALVIQPPTSFHSVSTWQAVADITHIVQEEAPHDRITSPTLLLPPSSLAKLSAEALPASSPADQLINYSQHVVLIGIVGPSPLPRTQIIDGVNEHLPKHWQFGMTGGNRAYTATANTGLIHGLIGVMILGIFGTIIAMRYLMKGWMAGILAASFDLTILLSGMRIAQHWALQSQYILLFPMIIVVVSLLMALSLDYEILLVHDIGKDITRESIGTALSETGGSITGAGVIIASTFLTLIATPVPFLQLTGLIIGVSLSVDTLIVRSLLIPTTLMLIYDPWPSLTSGLFTRVNRERIMEKGIVFATLTALSGLILVSAWHTVIVPQPIPSWTISHSSSLLGFGTVWQSFSTSLHTFFTSWHI; from the coding sequence ATGGCACCCGGTAGTCAGGATGCCCTGGTTATCCAGCCTCCCACGTCATTTCATTCTGTAAGCACATGGCAAGCTGTCGCTGACATAACCCATATCGTACAAGAAGAAGCTCCTCATGACCGGATCACGAGTCCCACACTCCTTTTGCCACCCTCATCATTAGCGAAGTTATCCGCCGAGGCTCTTCCCGCAAGTTCTCCCGCCGACCAGCTTATCAATTATTCACAACATGTCGTGTTAATCGGGATTGTAGGACCCTCTCCTTTGCCGCGGACCCAAATAATCGATGGCGTCAACGAGCATTTGCCAAAGCATTGGCAATTTGGCATGACAGGCGGTAACAGGGCCTATACCGCGACGGCCAATACAGGATTAATACATGGGTTAATAGGCGTCATGATCTTGGGAATATTCGGCACGATTATTGCCATGAGATATTTAATGAAAGGATGGATGGCAGGCATTTTGGCAGCGTCTTTTGATCTCACCATTTTGTTATCAGGCATGCGAATTGCTCAGCACTGGGCATTACAATCTCAGTATATTCTTCTCTTCCCGATGATTATCGTCGTCGTAAGTCTCTTAATGGCTTTATCGTTGGATTACGAAATTCTACTCGTCCATGATATCGGCAAGGACATCACCCGGGAATCTATTGGTACAGCGCTTAGCGAAACCGGTGGTAGTATCACAGGAGCCGGTGTCATCATCGCTTCCACGTTCCTCACGCTCATCGCCACCCCGGTCCCATTTTTGCAGCTTACCGGCCTCATTATCGGAGTCAGTTTATCAGTGGATACGCTTATTGTCCGTTCCCTCCTGATCCCGACCACATTAATGCTAATTTATGATCCATGGCCATCCTTAACATCAGGACTATTCACGCGAGTCAACAGGGAGCGCATTATGGAAAAAGGTATTGTATTCGCTACCCTCACCGCACTTAGTGGCTTAATCCTGGTGAGTGCCTGGCATACCGTGATTGTTCCTCAGCCTATTCCCAGTTGGACCATTTCCCACTCGTCATCCCTGTTAGGGTTTGGTACAGTATGGCAGAGTTTCAGCACCTCACTACACACGTTTTTTACCTCTTGGCACATATAA
- a CDS encoding carbohydrate ABC transporter permease — protein MVGSQTRGIGGWILRAFYLLLLTTGAFVMIIPFLWSVSTALKPLGESVAFPPIWWPHPIMWNNFVITWKIVPLARWFFNSLLVAFVVVLGNLLFDSLAGYALARIRFKGRSLIFLSIISMLMIPFQAIMLPTYILLRDLGLINTYWGMILPTIISAMGVFLMRQAFLGIPAEIDEAAIIDGASRWRMFWQIALPMVKPNLLTLALLTFLGSWNNFLLPLLVANNPKLWTLPLGMVMFQQQYFTNWPYLMASVVMATIPTAILFLLFQRWFVEGISTTGIR, from the coding sequence ATGGTAGGATCACAAACGCGCGGTATTGGCGGATGGATTTTACGAGCTTTTTATCTTTTGTTACTGACGACAGGTGCTTTTGTTATGATAATTCCTTTTCTTTGGAGCGTGTCGACAGCACTAAAGCCTCTAGGAGAGTCCGTTGCTTTTCCACCTATTTGGTGGCCTCATCCAATAATGTGGAATAATTTTGTTATCACATGGAAAATTGTGCCTTTGGCGAGGTGGTTTTTTAATAGTCTCTTGGTAGCTTTTGTTGTGGTTCTGGGTAATTTGCTTTTTGACTCATTAGCCGGATACGCGTTGGCCCGTATTCGATTTAAAGGGCGATCTCTCATTTTCTTAAGCATTATTTCCATGCTGATGATTCCGTTTCAAGCGATTATGCTACCTACTTATATTTTGTTACGGGACCTCGGGCTTATTAATACCTATTGGGGAATGATTCTTCCCACGATTATTTCCGCTATGGGTGTTTTTCTCATGAGGCAGGCCTTTTTAGGCATACCCGCAGAAATAGATGAAGCGGCCATCATTGACGGCGCAAGTCGGTGGCGAATGTTTTGGCAGATTGCTTTGCCCATGGTTAAGCCGAATTTATTGACGCTCGCCTTATTAACATTTCTGGGATCGTGGAATAATTTTCTGTTGCCATTGTTGGTTGCCAATAATCCCAAACTCTGGACCCTTCCCCTGGGTATGGTGATGTTTCAGCAACAGTACTTCACTAATTGGCCGTATCTCATGGCTTCTGTCGTCATGGCAACGATTCCGACGGCCATTTTATTTTTGCTGTTTCAGCGCTGGTTTGTCGAAGGCATATCTACCACCGGTATTCGATAA
- a CDS encoding carbohydrate ABC transporter permease, which yields MTTMLSTPTWRKSEQRAAYLFTAPTMALLMLFSLGPAAYAFYLSAFSWNLLNKMHWVGLANFTQLLTMPLFWTAVKNSVIFAAVVMPTQTVVALIFAVILNQNLPARGLFRLAFFFPSISSSAVTSLMFLWIFNKLGLLNGFLNFLFHISGPDWIGDPRFALSAIMILNIWSTSGYFMVVFLAGLQAIPRNLYEAAAIDGANGWQRFFHITVPLLRPATFFIVVMGLIGTLQMFDQAFIISGGTGGPLNSTTTIALLIYQFIFSYGQVGLGAAATVFLFVVVLLATIATNHWLGKPIEY from the coding sequence ATGACCACCATGCTTTCCACACCTACCTGGCGAAAATCAGAGCAACGGGCTGCGTATTTGTTCACGGCCCCCACAATGGCCCTTTTAATGTTATTTTCATTAGGTCCTGCTGCTTATGCGTTTTATCTCAGTGCGTTTTCATGGAACCTGCTTAATAAAATGCATTGGGTCGGATTGGCTAACTTTACTCAGCTATTGACCATGCCACTTTTTTGGACGGCGGTTAAGAATTCGGTGATATTTGCTGCAGTGGTTATGCCGACACAAACCGTCGTCGCCCTCATATTCGCGGTAATATTGAACCAAAATCTACCGGCTCGAGGACTGTTTCGATTGGCTTTCTTTTTCCCTTCTATTAGTTCATCGGCGGTGACATCGTTGATGTTTTTGTGGATTTTTAATAAACTGGGACTCTTGAATGGCTTTCTAAATTTTCTCTTTCATATTTCCGGCCCTGATTGGATAGGCGACCCTAGGTTTGCACTTTCCGCCATTATGATTCTCAATATATGGAGTACTTCGGGTTATTTTATGGTGGTATTTCTTGCGGGACTCCAAGCGATTCCAAGAAATTTATATGAAGCTGCTGCTATCGACGGAGCCAATGGTTGGCAACGATTTTTTCACATTACCGTACCTTTGCTGAGACCGGCGACATTTTTTATCGTCGTGATGGGACTGATTGGGACGTTACAAATGTTTGATCAAGCGTTCATCATTTCTGGCGGTACCGGAGGTCCATTAAACTCTACGACTACGATTGCTCTATTGATTTATCAGTTTATTTTTTCGTATGGCCAAGTGGGTTTAGGTGCCGCGGCGACGGTGTTCTTGTTTGTTGTCGTTTTGTTGGCGACCATTGCTACAAATCATTGGCTTGGAAAACCGATTGAATATTAA
- a CDS encoding ABC transporter substrate-binding protein: protein MNRRAKMMGTITVVSSIVLSGCGSTSPTSANAKGPVTIVVASWTGTNVTNGIIDHQLEEFNKTHPGIHAVYRPISGNYETILKTEFVAGDAPDIITLNNGGQAPTFEAEGAVIPLNAYIKQSHFSLSDFYHGALDMFVSGNTVYGIPRDQSPLALYYNPALFRAAGISGPPKTWAQLVADAKKLTNPAKKQYGLVNTPQEPRWAEFIYQAGGSVMNANMTKMTLNTPAALRGFSFYVNLYRSGVAQQPSQVGATWGGQALGMGRAAMTLEGAWAIPYLQQTYPHTPFAIAPLPKGPKNNVSLDFPTAWAITKDSKHPEQAWQVIKYLTGVGQAQWVEQGGLVTVRKSLINMPYYQKHPIYKNIIASLPHAVPWNFPVGFDQYVNTTLSNVTLRAVDGSLSPQAALEILQQQGEAILKDHGGQS, encoded by the coding sequence ATGAATCGACGTGCCAAGATGATGGGAACAATTACTGTTGTTTCGAGTATTGTATTGTCAGGATGTGGATCAACGTCTCCTACCTCGGCAAATGCCAAAGGCCCTGTCACAATAGTGGTAGCCAGTTGGACTGGCACAAATGTTACCAATGGAATTATTGATCATCAATTAGAGGAATTTAACAAAACGCACCCGGGAATTCATGCAGTATATCGTCCCATTTCGGGTAATTATGAAACCATTCTCAAAACAGAATTCGTAGCCGGGGATGCTCCTGATATCATTACGCTAAATAATGGTGGTCAGGCTCCGACATTTGAAGCTGAGGGAGCGGTCATACCTTTAAATGCTTATATCAAGCAGTCACATTTTTCTTTGTCAGATTTTTATCATGGCGCGCTAGACATGTTCGTTTCAGGGAATACCGTTTATGGCATTCCGCGCGATCAATCCCCTTTGGCGTTGTACTATAATCCGGCTTTATTTAGAGCTGCCGGAATTAGCGGTCCACCTAAAACGTGGGCACAATTGGTAGCCGACGCGAAAAAACTAACCAATCCTGCTAAAAAACAATACGGATTGGTTAATACCCCCCAAGAACCTCGTTGGGCTGAGTTTATTTATCAGGCGGGGGGTTCCGTGATGAATGCCAACATGACCAAAATGACGTTAAATACGCCTGCAGCCCTGAGAGGATTTTCGTTCTATGTGAATTTATACCGTAGTGGCGTGGCCCAACAACCTTCTCAAGTGGGGGCTACATGGGGCGGCCAGGCTTTAGGTATGGGACGGGCAGCAATGACGTTGGAAGGAGCTTGGGCTATTCCCTATCTTCAACAGACATATCCCCACACACCTTTTGCTATCGCTCCGTTGCCCAAAGGTCCCAAGAATAATGTGTCTCTCGATTTTCCTACAGCATGGGCTATTACTAAAGACAGCAAACATCCCGAACAGGCATGGCAAGTTATTAAATATTTAACGGGAGTGGGACAGGCCCAATGGGTTGAGCAAGGAGGTCTGGTCACTGTGCGGAAGTCGCTGATCAATATGCCGTATTATCAGAAACATCCGATTTACAAGAATATCATTGCGTCACTACCCCACGCTGTACCTTGGAATTTTCCTGTCGGATTTGACCAATATGTCAATACGACTTTGTCCAACGTGACATTGAGAGCGGTGGATGGAAGTCTATCGCCGCAAGCAGCGTTAGAAATTTTGCAACAACAAGGAGAAGCCATATTGAAAGATCATGGTGGTCAGTCATGA
- a CDS encoding MMPL family transporter: MWGVILHLTGPEASTIAQDTGLSVIGLIFVIFIASLFSKLRPIRTPVVFLSAWLLAFLLWPAASQLGAHAQTSQLLSSKNALLWADHMSVLTQEQVSLGPISYNQASSWLVDAPTSTLVHLWHQTHGSIPLASLTFYALTHAATIIQAPHHGYSQATSTWVMHLPSADHVTALDANTANTWLNQAVEQSLSRTEIYALGIAMILLMAVLGSLSLTILALMGGALATLYASALMVLLTADGHLSEYSVNIMELLTLGLSIDYSVFLILRFRREYHMVNQ, translated from the coding sequence ATGTGGGGCGTCATATTGCATCTCACCGGTCCTGAGGCCAGTACCATTGCCCAAGATACTGGTCTTAGTGTAATTGGCCTGATATTCGTCATTTTCATCGCATCCCTGTTTTCCAAGCTTCGTCCCATACGGACCCCCGTTGTTTTCCTTTCGGCTTGGTTGCTGGCATTTTTGTTGTGGCCAGCAGCTAGTCAGCTGGGAGCCCACGCTCAAACCAGTCAACTGTTAAGTTCGAAAAATGCCTTGTTATGGGCCGATCACATGAGTGTGCTAACCCAAGAACAAGTGTCTCTTGGCCCCATTAGCTATAATCAGGCAAGCAGTTGGCTCGTTGATGCTCCCACGTCCACATTGGTGCACTTATGGCACCAAACCCATGGTTCCATTCCGCTTGCGTCTTTAACGTTTTATGCCTTAACCCATGCCGCAACAATCATTCAAGCCCCTCATCACGGGTACTCTCAGGCCACCTCCACGTGGGTGATGCATTTACCATCCGCTGACCATGTCACCGCCTTAGACGCCAATACGGCTAACACATGGCTCAATCAGGCTGTGGAACAAAGCTTGTCACGCACAGAAATCTATGCCTTGGGCATCGCCATGATCTTGTTAATGGCGGTTTTAGGGTCTTTGTCGCTGACCATTTTGGCCTTAATGGGCGGTGCTTTAGCGACGCTTTACGCATCCGCCTTGATGGTACTTTTGACGGCCGATGGTCATTTGTCGGAATACTCGGTCAATATTATGGAGCTTCTCACCTTGGGACTAAGTATCGACTATAGCGTATTTTTGATTTTACGCTTTCGCCGCGAATATCATATGGTAAACCAATGA
- a CDS encoding MFS transporter has protein sequence MSEHPHLLWPYATFAFMVGFGWFIIAPLVPAIIGHFHASLALALLLVSLYGYAMIIMSLPAGFWIAKSGPRPILRWSIVLTVVGLFMRVGAPSYSVLLIGQGIAALAYPFLIAPIGSILRLSGISRTRMATGLVIGCLFLGMATSSLLGPHLSLRTDFGVSAVTSLVVGIWLWRSLGDITSESSGKLGRIRIVVSRWWLIGFVISSVSVMYGSISTTALIHWHVAHALVLGGILSSLTFIGSACGAILFGWLAERQNTGIHLQKLLAVLSLIFLLACALELTGLLTPRGLGLELAFLGFGMMGNGWYTLALDAAARQAQNAGSAGLATAGYSMASNIGVAVIPVVLGPLVIAAPVWWLGIIVLMGLIALAVPFVTKDDAASMSAQRTA, from the coding sequence GTGTCAGAACATCCCCATTTATTATGGCCTTATGCGACATTTGCTTTTATGGTGGGATTCGGCTGGTTTATCATCGCTCCTCTTGTTCCTGCTATCATTGGTCACTTTCATGCATCCCTGGCTTTGGCTTTATTGCTGGTTTCGTTATATGGTTATGCGATGATTATCATGTCGTTGCCTGCGGGATTTTGGATTGCTAAAAGCGGTCCCCGGCCTATATTGCGATGGTCAATCGTTTTGACCGTTGTCGGATTATTTATGCGTGTAGGTGCTCCCAGCTATTCTGTATTGTTGATTGGACAAGGTATTGCAGCCTTGGCTTATCCCTTTTTGATCGCTCCTATTGGTTCTATATTGCGGTTATCCGGTATCTCACGCACAAGAATGGCGACCGGTCTGGTGATTGGTTGTCTGTTTTTGGGCATGGCTACCTCATCGTTATTAGGACCTCATTTAAGCCTCCGCACGGATTTTGGGGTGAGCGCTGTCACGTCATTGGTGGTCGGGATATGGCTATGGCGAAGTCTTGGCGATATTACTTCCGAGTCATCTGGAAAATTAGGTCGGATTCGCATCGTCGTGTCACGGTGGTGGCTTATTGGCTTTGTCATTTCCTCGGTGAGTGTGATGTATGGATCGATCAGTACGACGGCGTTGATTCACTGGCATGTTGCTCATGCCTTGGTATTAGGCGGAATTTTATCCTCCTTAACGTTTATAGGGTCAGCTTGTGGAGCGATCCTGTTTGGTTGGCTTGCTGAGCGCCAAAACACCGGGATCCATCTTCAGAAACTGCTAGCGGTTTTATCATTAATATTTTTGTTGGCCTGTGCGCTCGAATTGACGGGTCTTTTGACCCCGCGGGGCCTGGGCTTAGAATTAGCCTTTTTGGGATTTGGGATGATGGGCAATGGATGGTATACCTTAGCGCTTGACGCAGCAGCTCGGCAAGCACAAAATGCCGGGTCGGCGGGATTAGCGACGGCTGGTTACAGTATGGCCTCAAATATCGGCGTTGCGGTGATTCCGGTTGTGTTAGGTCCCTTAGTCATTGCGGCTCCGGTATGGTGGTTGGGCATTATAGTCCTCATGGGATTGATAGCTTTGGCCGTGCCGTTTGTCACAAAAGATGACGCGGCATCTATGTCGGCACAGCGGACAGCGTAA
- a CDS encoding PaaI family thioesterase, translating to MEDANNQKSFYAVQDFYPDDFAWCYGCGRLNDHGHHFRTRWNKDETLTEYIPLPQHIAVPGFVYGGLLASLVDCHSTGSAALALYRRDGHELGDKAPVPRCVTASLKIDFVKPTPLGQRLTVRGHIVEVGQRKVIVHSDVYAGDLLCAKSEVVAVLAPQTMKPPI from the coding sequence GTGGAAGATGCCAACAATCAAAAATCATTTTACGCCGTTCAAGACTTTTACCCCGATGATTTTGCCTGGTGTTATGGATGCGGCCGGTTAAATGACCATGGTCATCATTTTCGCACCCGGTGGAACAAGGACGAAACGCTCACCGAATATATCCCGCTCCCGCAACACATTGCGGTTCCTGGGTTTGTCTATGGAGGGCTCTTGGCATCTTTAGTGGATTGTCATAGCACGGGTTCGGCAGCCTTAGCGTTGTATCGTCGAGATGGACATGAATTAGGAGATAAAGCGCCCGTGCCCCGGTGCGTCACCGCCTCTTTAAAAATCGACTTTGTGAAACCCACTCCTCTTGGCCAACGGCTCACGGTACGGGGACACATTGTGGAAGTCGGCCAGCGTAAAGTGATTGTGCATAGCGATGTCTATGCAGGCGACCTATTATGCGCCAAAAGCGAAGTAGTCGCGGTGTTGGCACCTCAAACAATGAAACCGCCAATTTAA
- a CDS encoding ferritin-like domain-containing protein, whose translation MAHEGLHEDPQMLNSTILNQHRAILSLMEELEAIDWYAQRAAACDDGELQAILLHNMNDEMEHASMLMEWIRRSMPHFDKEMQKFLFTKEAIAKRAD comes from the coding sequence ATGGCGCATGAAGGGCTACATGAAGATCCGCAGATGCTTAATTCCACAATTCTCAACCAACATCGAGCTATCCTGTCTTTGATGGAAGAGCTTGAGGCGATTGATTGGTATGCGCAAAGAGCAGCAGCCTGTGATGATGGGGAGCTCCAAGCCATATTGCTTCACAACATGAATGACGAAATGGAACACGCATCCATGCTGATGGAATGGATCCGGCGTTCCATGCCCCATTTTGATAAAGAGATGCAGAAATTTTTGTTTACCAAAGAAGCCATTGCTAAACGGGCAGATTAA
- a CDS encoding type II toxin-antitoxin system Phd/YefM family antitoxin: MISKTDLVKDLQSHWEDLLQRIHKKPVVIEEESTPLAVLVSYQEWQRIQHMQDELWKAQTAEAACEGPLCEEDTKD; the protein is encoded by the coding sequence ATGATTTCCAAGACGGATTTGGTGAAAGACCTGCAAAGTCACTGGGAAGATTTGCTTCAACGCATTCATAAAAAACCTGTCGTGATAGAAGAGGAAAGCACTCCGCTTGCCGTGTTGGTTTCCTATCAAGAATGGCAGCGAATTCAGCACATGCAAGATGAATTATGGAAGGCACAGACAGCGGAAGCAGCGTGTGAAGGACCTCTTTGTGAAGAGGATACCAAAGATTAA